A region from the Lutra lutra chromosome 1, mLutLut1.2, whole genome shotgun sequence genome encodes:
- the F2RL3 gene encoding LOW QUALITY PROTEIN: proteinase-activated receptor 4 (The sequence of the model RefSeq protein was modified relative to this genomic sequence to represent the inferred CDS: inserted 1 base in 1 codon; deleted 1 base in 1 codon), protein MTLATRPPQPTPWACHRLXGGRGWFISLGPVHSSIGSQEAGGGGQPGRKPEVSGHSPEQLAVPSFDSMWALALLWPVVLGFSLEDDSQNTLTYDEMGSAGEDNDVTLGPFTGPQEETPHSPHLRSFPGQLWANNSNILELPDSSRALLLGWVSTRLVPALYGLTLLVGLPANGLALWVLATRVPRLPSTVLLMNLAAADLLLALTLPLRVAYHLQNQHWPFGEAACRATTAALYGHMYGSVLLLVAVSLDRYLGVVHPFRALTLRGWRLAAGLCAAAWLAAVALALPLALQQQTFHLSHSDHVLCHDALPVGAQASYWRPAFLCLAVLGCFLPLLVMLLSYGATLCALATGGPRYGHARMLTALVLASAVAFFVPSNVLLLLHYSDPRPDAWGNLYAAYVPSLALSTLNSCVDPFIYYYVSVEFRDKVREGLLCGARGASTASREGGTQGTRSTSLV, encoded by the exons ATGACTCTAGCCACCAGGCCTCCTCAGCCCACACCGTGGGCCTGCCACAGGc gtgggggcaggggctggttTATCTCCCTGGGCCCTGTCCACTCCTCCATTGGCAGTcaggaagctgggggt gggggtcagccGGGCAGGAAGCCTGAGGTCAGCGGCCACAGCCCAGAGCAGCTGGCTGTGCCGAGCTTTGACAGCATGTGGGCACTTGCGCTGCTGTGGCCTGTGGTGCTGGGGTTCAGCCTGGAAGATGACAGCCAGAACACCCTCACCTACGATGAGATGGGGAGCGCGGGAGAAGATAATG ATGTCACACTGGGGCCCTTCACCGGGCCCCAGGAGGAGACCCCTCACTCCCCCCACCTGCGCAGCTTCCCGGGTCAGCTCTGGGCCAACAACAGCAACATTCTGGAGCTCCCAGACAGCTCTCGGGCACTGCTGCTGGGTTGGGTGTCCACGAGGCTGGTGCCCGCGCTCTACGGGCTGACCCTGCTGGTGGGGCTGCCCGCCAATGGTCTGGCGCTGTGGGTGCTGGCCACCCGGGTGCCGCGGCTGCCCTCCACGGTGCTGCTGATGAACCTGGCGGCCGCTGACCTCCTGCTGGCTTTGACGCTGCCGCTTCGAGTCGCCTACCACCTGCAGAACCAGCACTGGCCGTTCGGCGAGGCCGCCTGCCGCGCGACCACCGCCGCGCTTTACGGCCACATGTACGGCTCGGTGCTGCTGCTGGTGGCTGTCAGCCTGGACCGCTACCTCGGCGTGGTGCACCCCTTCCGCGCCCTCACCCTGAGAGGCTGGCGCCTGGCCGCCGGGCTCTGCGCCGCGGCCTGGCTGGCGGCTGTCGCCCTGGCGCTGCCCCTGGCGCTGCAGCAGCAGACCTTCCACTTGTCGCACTCGGACCACGTACTGTGCCACGACGCGCTGCCCGTGGGCGCTCAGGCCTCCTACTGGCGACCCGCCTTCCTCTGCCTGGCGGTGCTCGGCTGCTTCCTGCCGCTGCTGGTCATGCTGCTGAGCTACGGGGCCACCCTGTGCGCGCTGGCTACCGGGGGCCCGCGCTACGGGCACGCGCGGATGCTCACCGCGCTCGTGCTGGCCTCGGCCGTGGCCTTCTTCGTGCCCAGCAACGTCCTGCTGCTGCTGCACTACTCCGACCCGCGCCCCGACGCCTGGGGCAACCTGTACGCCGCCTACGTGCCCAGCCTGGCTCTCAGCACCCTCAACAGCTGCGTGGACCCCTTCATCTACTACTACGTGTCTGTGGAGTTCAGGGACAAGGTGCGGGAGGGGCTGCTCTGCGGGGCTCGGGGTGCCTCCACAGCCTCCAGGGAGGGGGGCACTCAGGGCACACGGTCCACCTCGCTCGTGTGA